The Cucumis melo cultivar AY chromosome 6, USDA_Cmelo_AY_1.0, whole genome shotgun sequence genome includes a region encoding these proteins:
- the LOC103496845 gene encoding pyridoxal kinase isoform X2, whose product MSPPILSLALPSATGRVLSIQSHTVQGYVGNKSAVFPLQLLGYDVDPINSVQFSNHTGYPTFKGQVLNGGQLWDLIEGLEENELLYYTHLLTGYIGSVSFLNTVLEVVDKLRLVNPKLTYVCDPVMGDEGKLYVPEELVSVYREKVIPVASVLTPNQFEAEQLTGLRIQSEGDGREACNILHAAGPSKGQAPEQFKIVIPKIPAYFTGTGDLTTALLLGWSNKYPERLDLAAELAVSSLQAVLRRTMNDYKSAGHDPQSSSLEIRLIQSQDDIRKPKVEFKAERYN is encoded by the exons ATGTCGCCGCCAATCCTCTCCTTAGCTCTCCCGTCCGCCACTGGTCGAGTTCTCAGTATTCAGTCCCACACTGTTCAG GGATACGTTGGGAATAAATCAGCTGTTTTCCCTCTCCAACTATTGGGCTATGATGTAGATCCAATAAATTCCGTGCAGTTCTCAAACCACACAG GGTATCCGACATTTAAGGGCCAAGTTTTGAATGGAGGACAATTATGGGACTTAATTGAAGGccttgaagaaaatgaattgTTGTACTACACTCATTTGTTAACAG GATATATTGGTTCTGTTTCTTTCCTCAACACAGTGTTGGAAGTTGTCGATAAGCTTCGCTTGGTGAACCCTAAGCTAACATATG TATGTGATCCAGTGATGGGTGATGAAGGGAAGCTTTATGTTCCTGAAGAACTAGTATCTGTATACCGAGAGAAG GTAATCCCGGTGGCTTCAGTGTTGACTCCTAATCAATTTGAAGCTGAACAATTGACTGGGTTAAG GATCCAATCTGAAGGAGATGGTAGGGAAGCTTGTAACATTCTTCATGCTGCAGGACCTTCAAAG GGCCAGGCTCCTGAACAATTTAAGATCGTGATTCCCAAGATTCCAGCATATTTCACG GGAACTGGAGATCTTACGACCGCACTTCTTCTTGGTTGGAGCAAT AAATATCCTGAACGCCTTGATTTGGCAGCAGAGCTTGCAGTATCAAGCTTGCAG GCAGTTCTACGACGAACAATGAATGATTACAAAAGTGCAGGACATGATCCTCAATCCAGTAGTTTGGAGATTCGATTGATTCAAAGCCAAGATGACATTCGTAAACCAAAAGTTGAATTCAAAGCTGAAAGATACAATTGA
- the LOC103496845 gene encoding pyridoxal kinase isoform X1: protein MSPPILSLALPSATGRVLSIQSHTVQGYVGNKSAVFPLQLLGYDVDPINSVQFSNHTGYPTFKGQVLNGGQLWDLIEGLEENELLYYTHLLTGYIGSVSFLNTVLEVVDKLRLVNPKLTYVCDPVMGDEGKLYVPEELVSVYREKVIPVASVLTPNQFEAEQLTGLRIQSEGDGREACNILHAAGPSKVVITSINMNGELLLIGSHQKNEGQAPEQFKIVIPKIPAYFTGTGDLTTALLLGWSNKYPERLDLAAELAVSSLQAVLRRTMNDYKSAGHDPQSSSLEIRLIQSQDDIRKPKVEFKAERYN from the exons ATGTCGCCGCCAATCCTCTCCTTAGCTCTCCCGTCCGCCACTGGTCGAGTTCTCAGTATTCAGTCCCACACTGTTCAG GGATACGTTGGGAATAAATCAGCTGTTTTCCCTCTCCAACTATTGGGCTATGATGTAGATCCAATAAATTCCGTGCAGTTCTCAAACCACACAG GGTATCCGACATTTAAGGGCCAAGTTTTGAATGGAGGACAATTATGGGACTTAATTGAAGGccttgaagaaaatgaattgTTGTACTACACTCATTTGTTAACAG GATATATTGGTTCTGTTTCTTTCCTCAACACAGTGTTGGAAGTTGTCGATAAGCTTCGCTTGGTGAACCCTAAGCTAACATATG TATGTGATCCAGTGATGGGTGATGAAGGGAAGCTTTATGTTCCTGAAGAACTAGTATCTGTATACCGAGAGAAG GTAATCCCGGTGGCTTCAGTGTTGACTCCTAATCAATTTGAAGCTGAACAATTGACTGGGTTAAG GATCCAATCTGAAGGAGATGGTAGGGAAGCTTGTAACATTCTTCATGCTGCAGGACCTTCAAAG GTTGTGATTACGAGTATAAATATGAATGGTGAACTCCTTCTCATTGGCAGTCATCAGAAGAATGAG GGCCAGGCTCCTGAACAATTTAAGATCGTGATTCCCAAGATTCCAGCATATTTCACG GGAACTGGAGATCTTACGACCGCACTTCTTCTTGGTTGGAGCAAT AAATATCCTGAACGCCTTGATTTGGCAGCAGAGCTTGCAGTATCAAGCTTGCAG GCAGTTCTACGACGAACAATGAATGATTACAAAAGTGCAGGACATGATCCTCAATCCAGTAGTTTGGAGATTCGATTGATTCAAAGCCAAGATGACATTCGTAAACCAAAAGTTGAATTCAAAGCTGAAAGATACAATTGA